AATTAAGAAATAAGGAACAGTGAAACTAATACCTGCAAATAGTGCAAACTTCCAAACTTTCAAACCTTCACGGAATGAACGAGATTCCCCAAAGAAACGTGTAATCATTGCCACCATGAATAAAGGAATGAGTGAGCCAACAATTGCATGAAGCATGGCAACGTTTGCACCGATTTCATGTAAATATGTCGCATACGGGACATCACCAATTGCCGATAAAACTTTATCTTGATTAGATAATCCACCATTAACACCGACAACAATTGGTGTGCCGATCGCTCCGAATGAAACAGGTGTACTTTGAATAATTAATGCCGCAAGTACTGCTGCCATTGCAGGGAAACCAATTGCGACGAGAAGTGGTGCAGCAATTGCCGCAGGTGTACCGAACCCAGCAGCACCTTCGATGAATGCTCCGAATAACCATGCAATGATAATTGCTTGAATACGTCGGTCAGGTGAGACGTTAATAAATCCTTGGCGAATCGTTGAAATCGCACCGCTCTCCTTCAACGTGTTCAGTAGCAAGACTGCTCCAAAAACGATGAAGAGAACATTAAGCGCAGTTACGAGACCATTAACAGCAGCACCAGCAATGACATTTAGTTTCGTGCCCCATGCAAACATTGCCGTTAATCCAGTGACGATAAGTGCAACTGGCATGGCACGTGAAGCAGGCCATTGTAAAATAACGAGGAAAAAGAAAATTGCAGCAATTGGCAGTAGTGCCAATAAAGAAAGAACACCGATACTCATATATTACATACCCCCAAAGTTTTTCTGCGGATAATAGTTAGAATTATTAGAAAATTAATAGTGTATAAGTTCGTCTAATAAACTAATCCGCTTGACTGAAAACGTTTGCCACCCCCATGGCAACCATCAGACAGTTAATCTGGTCATCAGATGAGTTAATGATAATGTAAGCGGAATCATTTTTCAATCATTTTTTTGAAAAATGTTCATATTTTTCTATTTACAAGACAAAAATGGTATTTTATCTCTAATGTTGAACGTTAAAAATTATAATGATGTGAACGATCACTCACAAATGTACAGGGATTTTCGTTTATGCTAAGATTAAGGGGAACTTGTCTTGATAAAGATAATAGTCTTAAAAATTCAGACGTACTTAATGCAAAAATCATTTAAATTATCTATAAAAGTGAAATTTAGATACATACGTTTTGTTAAAGATAAGTATATGTAGATTTTGTTATTTTACTAGAATGTGATGAAAGGGTAATGGGGTGAGTGTGATGCAATATAAACGAATTCGTACGCGAAAGATATATGAAGAAGTTGCAGAAGCTTTGCTTGAAACGATTAAATCAGGTGAATTGAAACCTGGTGATAAGCTAGAAAGTGTGCAGCAACTTGCGGAGAATTTTCAAGTTGGCCGCTCAGCAATACGTGAAGCACTTAGTGCATTACGTGCAATGGGATTAGTGGAAATGCGTCAGGGTGAAGGGACTTACGTTCGTCAATTTGATTCTGAAATGTTAACGCTACCAATTCATGCTGCAGTGTTAATGAAAAAGCAGGACATCGAGAATTTGTTGGAAGTACGTAAAATTCTTGAAGTAGGTGCTGTTGAGGTTGCTTGTGAGCGTCGTACTGAGCAGGACTTGCAAGCAATGAGGTCTGCACTTGAAGAAATGGCACGAGCGGGTAAGAATGAAGAGTTAGGTGAGAAGGCAGATCTAGCTTTCCATATTGCAATTGCAAAAGCATCACGTAACGACTTATTAACAAGTTTAATGAATAACGTGTCCGAGATGATGGTGACAACGATGCGTGAGACACGTAAGTTGTGGTTATATTCTAAACAAGAGACATTAGAACGTTTATATCAGGAGCATCAAGACATTTATAACGCGATTGAAGCTCAAGATGGCAAGTTAGCACAACAATATATGTTGAATCATCTTTTAAATGTTGAAGGTGTGTTAATGAAGTATGTGAAGGACGTTAATGAATCGTAAAATCATTTTTTTATTGGTAAGAAATGCTGTTCAAGCTAGTGCTTGAGCGGTTTTTTTATTGAATTAAATGATTAGATTTGAGGTTTGATTGATATAGTGAGAGGGAAATAAAAAGTTAATCATCAGATAACCTGTTGACTAATTTTATAAATAGCATTAAATTGGTAGAAAGATTGCTGAGTGACCAGATTAAAGGTAAAAAAACGTTTCACACTCATAGATATTAAGATAAAGATGCTATTGGCTAAGGGGATTGAAGAATGTTCTTTGTTTTTCAAAGTTAGCAAATGAAAACGATATCATAAATGGCTGTGATCGATGAGGAAAGTGGGGAGAAGAATGAAAGTTTCATTGTTTGTGACATGTTTGATCGACATGTTTCAAGGGGATGTAGGTAAAGATACGGTTGAATTGTTAGAGCATTTAGGCTGTGAAGTTGATTTTCCTGAAAAGCAAACGTGCTGTGGACAACCAGCATATAACAGTGGGTATGTTACAGAGGCAAAAGAATCAATGAAGCATATGATTGAAGTATTTGAGAATTGTGAATATGTCGTTACACCATCAGGTTCATGTGCAACGATGTTTCGTGACTATCCACATGTCTTCGAAGGAGATTCTGTATGGGAGGAACGAGCGAAGAAATTAGCAGATAAGACATATGAACTAACGCAATTTATCGTTGATGTATTAGGAATTGAAGATGTTGGTGCAAAATTAGATGCAACCGCTACTTATCATACGTCTTGTCATATGACTAGATTGTTAGGTGTAGTAGATGCACCTATGAAGTTGTTACATAACGTGAAAGGGTTAAATGTTACACCGCTTCCTAATCGTCATGATTGCTGTGGATTTGGGGGAACGTTCTCCGTTAAGATGACACCGATTTCTGAACAGATGGTAGATGAGAAGGTTCAGCACGTAGAAGAAACTCAGGCTAATATTTTAGTAGGTGCAGATTGTGGCTGTTTGATGAATATCGGTGGACGAATTGAACGTACAGGCAAACCGATTAAAGTAATGCATATTGCATCTGTATTGAATAGTCGTTAACGGAGAGGGGGAGAAAAGCATGGCAATGAAGATCGGAAACACGGATTTCAAGGATCGTGTACAGAATGGAATTGGTAATGATTTTATGCGTGGAGCGGTTTCCGCAGCACAAGGTCGCCTTCGTAATGGGCGTTTAAATGCAGCCGAAGAGCTTGGCAGTTGGGAAGAATGGCGTAAGCTTGGTGAGGAGATCCGCAAACACACGTTAGAGAACCTTGATTATTATTTGGAGCAACTAAGTGAGAATGTTGCAGCACGTGGTGGGCACGTTTTCTTTGCAGAAACAGCAGAAGAAGCGAACGAATACATTAAGGACGTTGTGAAGAAAAAGGATGGCAAGAAGGTCGTCAAATCAAAGTCAATGGTGACAGAAGAAATTAGTATGAACGAGGCGTTAGAACAATTAGGCTGTGACGTCGTTGAATCGGACCTCGGTGAATGGATTTTACAGGTAGATGACCACGATCCACCTTCACATATCGTAGCACCGGCATTACACAAAAACAAAGAACAGATTCGTGATGTGTTTCGTGATAAGCTTGGTTACGATAAAACTGAAAAACCAGAGGAATTGGCGTTGTTTGCACGTGAACAGCTTCGAGAACAGTTTTTACAAGCAGATATTGGCATTACAGGCTGTAACTTTGCGATTGCGGATTCAGGAACAATTTCACTCGTTACGAATGAAGGAAATGCACGTATGGTGACAACTGTTCCGAAGACACAAATTACAGTCATGGGAATGGAGCGGATCGTACCAACATGGGAAGAGATGGAAGTGTTAGTTAGTCTATTAACACGTGCGGCAGTAGGGCAAAAACTAACGAGTTACATCACGGCATTAACAGGACCAAAACAAGAAGGTGATGTTGATGGTCCTGAAGAATTCCATCTTGTTATCGTCGATAATGGACGTTCAAAAATTCTCGGAACTCAATTCCAAGAAGCGTTACACTGTATTCGTTGTGCAGCATGTATCAATGTTTGTCCTGTGTACCGTCATGTAGGTGGTCATTCGTACGGATCGATCTATCCAGGTCCAATTGGTGCAGTTATTTCACCGCTATTAGGTGGTTATGATGAATATAAAGAATTACCGTATGCGTCAAGCTTATGTGCAGCATGTACAGAAGCGTGTCCAGTAGGGATTCCTTTACATGACTTACTACTTAAACACCGTCAAAACATTGTTGAAAATGAAGGACGTGCACCAAAGTTTGAGAACTTATCAATGAAAGCATTCCGAATGGGAACAGCAAATCCAACGATGTATAACGTTGGAACGAAGTTAGCGCCAACGATGATGAAGCCATTTGTGAAGGATGACAAAATTACGAATGGTCCAGGACTGCTGAAAAACTGGACATCAATTCGTGATTTCCCTGCACCGAATAAAGAACGTTTTCGAGATTGGTATAAAAACCGTGAGAAAGGTGGTGTGCGTTCATGACAAAAGGAACAATTCAAAATCGAAAAAGTTTCTTAAGGAACATTACTAAAACACTCGGACGTGAACAACGCACATATGTTGAACGCCCAACGTGGAAGCATCAACCACAGCATCACGTGTTTAAAGGGTACTCTCAAGATGAACTAGTACAAGCGTTGAAAGAACAATGTAACTATATTCATACTGATTTTGTGCAAACGAATAAAGCGGGTGTTAAACAAGCGATTTCTGATGTAATAAGTCATTACGGAGGCAAATCGGTCGTAACGTCCGATGATGTACGCTTTGAAGAAATTGGTTTGTGCGATTACTTATCAACAACACTTCCGAACGAAGAGATAGACGTACATGTTTGGGACAAAAATGGAGGCAAGGAAAACCTTGGTATTTCAGCCAAAGCTGATGTAGGAATCACGTTCAGCGATGCAACATTAGCTGAATCAGGTACAGTTGTCCTCTTTAGTGACAATGGGAAAGGGCGTTCTGTCAGTCTCTTACCAGCAACGTATATTGCACTCGTGCCTAAGAGCACGATCGTTCCGCGTATGACACAAGTTGCGCAAGCTGTTCGCGAGCAAGTAATACGTGGTGAAGTGGTCGCTTCATGTGTGAACTTTATCTCAGGTCCAAGTAATAGTGCGGACATCGAAATGAACTTAATCGTCGGTGTACATGGCCCGATAAAAGCAACGTATATCGTAATTGATGATATGTAAATAAAGGTGAAAGAGGAATGTGCTGAGGTGTGCACATTCCTTTTTGCTTATCCTATTTTCATAAATTATGTGAATATGATTGTATTGATGTTTTAATGGTTAGATAAATCAGAAGGGTCGTCTTGCATCGCTATATTAAAAATGAAATATATTAATAGATTAGCAGGTAGGAAAATAAATATAAGTCTT
The Bacillus solimangrovi genome window above contains:
- a CDS encoding LutC/YkgG family protein; this translates as MTKGTIQNRKSFLRNITKTLGREQRTYVERPTWKHQPQHHVFKGYSQDELVQALKEQCNYIHTDFVQTNKAGVKQAISDVISHYGGKSVVTSDDVRFEEIGLCDYLSTTLPNEEIDVHVWDKNGGKENLGISAKADVGITFSDATLAESGTVVLFSDNGKGRSVSLLPATYIALVPKSTIVPRMTQVAQAVREQVIRGEVVASCVNFISGPSNSADIEMNLIVGVHGPIKATYIVIDDM
- a CDS encoding (Fe-S)-binding protein, which produces MKVSLFVTCLIDMFQGDVGKDTVELLEHLGCEVDFPEKQTCCGQPAYNSGYVTEAKESMKHMIEVFENCEYVVTPSGSCATMFRDYPHVFEGDSVWEERAKKLADKTYELTQFIVDVLGIEDVGAKLDATATYHTSCHMTRLLGVVDAPMKLLHNVKGLNVTPLPNRHDCCGFGGTFSVKMTPISEQMVDEKVQHVEETQANILVGADCGCLMNIGGRIERTGKPIKVMHIASVLNSR
- a CDS encoding FadR/GntR family transcriptional regulator; translated protein: MQYKRIRTRKIYEEVAEALLETIKSGELKPGDKLESVQQLAENFQVGRSAIREALSALRAMGLVEMRQGEGTYVRQFDSEMLTLPIHAAVLMKKQDIENLLEVRKILEVGAVEVACERRTEQDLQAMRSALEEMARAGKNEELGEKADLAFHIAIAKASRNDLLTSLMNNVSEMMVTTMRETRKLWLYSKQETLERLYQEHQDIYNAIEAQDGKLAQQYMLNHLLNVEGVLMKYVKDVNES
- a CDS encoding LutB/LldF family L-lactate oxidation iron-sulfur protein, which produces MAMKIGNTDFKDRVQNGIGNDFMRGAVSAAQGRLRNGRLNAAEELGSWEEWRKLGEEIRKHTLENLDYYLEQLSENVAARGGHVFFAETAEEANEYIKDVVKKKDGKKVVKSKSMVTEEISMNEALEQLGCDVVESDLGEWILQVDDHDPPSHIVAPALHKNKEQIRDVFRDKLGYDKTEKPEELALFAREQLREQFLQADIGITGCNFAIADSGTISLVTNEGNARMVTTVPKTQITVMGMERIVPTWEEMEVLVSLLTRAAVGQKLTSYITALTGPKQEGDVDGPEEFHLVIVDNGRSKILGTQFQEALHCIRCAACINVCPVYRHVGGHSYGSIYPGPIGAVISPLLGGYDEYKELPYASSLCAACTEACPVGIPLHDLLLKHRQNIVENEGRAPKFENLSMKAFRMGTANPTMYNVGTKLAPTMMKPFVKDDKITNGPGLLKNWTSIRDFPAPNKERFRDWYKNREKGGVRS